The Mercenaria mercenaria strain notata chromosome 10, MADL_Memer_1, whole genome shotgun sequence genome contains a region encoding:
- the LOC123560556 gene encoding uncharacterized protein LOC123560556, protein MDSVKMILMLIIFAMTVRGEIINCAAVKCIGVIDCANPVQPNGQTQCCAFCPNQKGKSCTYTVGTKDITIKDGKSKKVDCDNTCSCTNGILACTQKACVNP, encoded by the exons ATGGACTCCGTTAAGATGATTCTAATGCTGATTATTTTTGCAATGACTGTACGGGGAGAGATAATCAACTGTGCTGCTGTAAAGTGTATTGGGGTCATCGATTGTGCGAACCCCGTACAACCAAATGGACAGACACAATGCTGTGCTTTTTGTCCAAATCAAAAAG GAAAATCATGTACCTATACTGTCGGAACTAAAGACATCACAATAAAGGACGGTAAGAGCAAAAAGGTTGACTGTGACAACACGTGTTCTTGTACAAATGGAATACTGGCGTGCACACAGAAGGCTTGTG TGAACCCCTAG